GTTACAGTAGAAAACTAAATTAACAAGCTAATGATGTGTACATCAAAAGTAATGAACCAATTCGtgaattaaggttattaattattttaaactgttgtgatttggtagttcacagcatcttacgaatggtagtgagctttggcgaaaactgtattgctcaattcatagcgagtgtgtagaagaattaaaatatcacagatatacttttataggtgctgcggttcttgagtttcgttgtaaagaggactgacacaacaacacttttgtaaaacgtacataactcattaacaacaataaattaagcaagtttgcaaagtatacgatttgtagaatgaacttttgcaaaacatcaaggtgttatttttcaataatatattgatctagataataaaatcgatttttaggttgcttcgaccaaccaatacctcgtctacccttaaagcacGAACCAACCTTTAAAAAAGCCCATTCAGTGGTTCGCTCATCCGAagggattgtaaaaatcatcaaaattcagatttttgcaccTTAGTGTCATAGATGTAAAAACATAGCCTGCTGGTAACTAAGCCGAAATCCATGTATTAAAAACAAActgagacattttacatgaatctgtaatttctatactTAAGTATAGAAATGAACTCATGTATTTGAATTGGGCTTCAACTTGGTCAATATTGCTATTTTCctcgtttgttttttttttttcaatttttcatagcaaaaaatacttaatgacaaatttaatgaCTAATCCTTCActcttaggcaatttataaacattttatttgttttacaccttcgctgagatcactgaataggcctttaatcaTTAGGTGtgtaaagaagaaaaagaagcaaATAGAAGAAAacggatggtgatgatgatgataaatataggcctatatagataTACAGATTACAGATGATCATAGTGATGTTTTGTAAATGCCATCTCTGAGATAGTAATCATGATTGGTGCAAAGAAAATGTTCGAGTATGGTTTATTAATTTTCATACACCAACGCTTTTCTTTTGATATCGAAAAATATATAGAAAAATCAATTTCAATGGCAGTAAGTCAAACATTGATTTACTCAATGCCGGTATTGATGACGCTGTGTTCCAGGCCACATACCATCGGTGACCATTTCAATTAGATTTTAATTAATGATTTTCAACTTATCAATACGCATTGATGCTATATTTATTGCTCTATATGAAAGCATTGTTCGCATTCATTATGTTATTCatttgatttcaattcaatttaatgaTTGACTTCTGCAATTGAAGCCATAGTACATATACTATCACAACTGGTGTGTCACGTATCTTTTATTCACATTCGTGCATTCAGATCTAACACCATTATCAATTGTATCCTAATGTAGACTGCgaaactcagtcttcaatgatagtcagtcatttatctattggtcgttataatatgactatcatttgaagatCCAAATGCTGTAACGTGATCCGATAACTTAAAAGTCAGAGAATATACCAAGTGCTAACATCACAGCTCATCACGACCATTTTGCAGTAGCAATTCCGTAATCTACTACCAGAGACAGACAGCGACTTTCAAAATATGATACTGTTTTTAGATAAAGTGAAGACAATGCATGACGTTTGATTTTGACTGGTGCTGCCAACGATTACAATGGTAAGTATTCTTATTTATATTTAGCTCTTTGAACAAAGGCTATTGTAATTAGTCAATGGAAACCTAAACCCACGGTCTTTGGAATTGTTTATGATTACCATGACGACGGACCCCAGGTTGGTGGCAAAGGCCCAAAGGATCAAGAGTTCGAAATCCACAAAATGTGACGTAAATATGCATGACATAGTAATGTGTTAATTCTTAGAGCATTGTTGGTCGGATTCTATGATGGTTTGTAAGAGCAAAATGCTCTCTGATAAAAGTTGATGGAGAGAAGTGTATGTTCCCCCCAGAGTCAGTAAATGTGGAGAAAAATGAACGTTGACACATTTTAACGGCACGGTacgttttatattttgttgtttgcttGTATACTAAACCCATTCCCTAAATGTACTGAGGTACCGTAAATTTGCTTACTTGTGACAGAAAGGATTAGGCAGTGGCGGTACCAGGAATTTTTTCCGAGGAGGAAAGTGACATTAGGCCCTAATGTCACTTAATTTAGGGGGAAACCTGAACAATTGccaacatttttcattttttgtcccaAATAGCGGGATTTTTGTGGGtctttttgttgttattgttctgACTGAGGGTAACAGGAGCTAACAGGGGGAACCAAGTTGGTGGATtcccctggtgccgccactgtcctAAAGGGATGAGAGGAAAGAAAGGTCAGAAATTAAAACCTTGCGAGCGTCCCAAAAACTCGGGCCTCGAAATTGCGGGTGCTGCAATCTTTCGCGACAGTCCGAAGTTCCGAACACTCCGTACATCTAAATGAAACGGACGCCTTGTGTAAAAAGGAATGAACAATTATATTGCATTATATGAACAACTTCATCGTCTGTTCATGTATGGAGTACCGTTTTGACACTGCTGTTAATGAGTTTTTGAATTTGAATGTTGCATGGTTTCAACTGTTTAACCATGGAGGTAGAGTACTGGCGTTCATTATTCAAAACTGGAGACATAACACTGACTCTTGAGTGGGCATTGAGCGACAATGCTGAAATGCTGGCAGTGGCACGGTGACGTGCCCCTACACCTTTGGCAAATtacatttttttgttctttttagccactttttgacaattcatgcCAACCCCCTACACTTTTCAAGATGGATTGACGCAATTGTCATGACTGTTAGGTTAAtgcatttcccagcaaacacacaaaatgttcttaacatgaataaaggtaatgaaaacgtttttaaaacgttattgtaaaatatttttggcaaacatttttgcaaaatattttatcaacactaataacattctgtttaaaatgttttacattaagttttcacaaatgtttttagaatgttattaaaacgtttttatactaaCCCGACATTAATCATGTTTATACGTTtgttgtaaaacgttttgtgtttgctaggtttaTGCAACGctcattttgaacacttcatgGAACTCCACGTCATGCATGCGTTCAAAAGGGGTTCaaaagtaaaaatggtgaaatttaTATCATCCTCAGTGCAATTTTACATTTGCTtggtttttaaattatatttgggTGAAACGTTCAATAAACGAAAAGGCGCTTCAGAAAAGTGAATACATATTTTGAGGAAAATGGGACAAACAAAGTTCAGCTATAAGACTCGTCTCAGGTGTTCAGAATGCGTcatcatgttgttgttttttatgtcTGAACTATATGCAAGCTACCAGTGTGATACATTgtagcgctgatgggttggcgccaagatagtttTAACCTCCTGCTTGAAGCTCAGCCTATTCTGGTTGGAGGTAATTTGGAGCATTCTAGGCCTATATGTGAGCTGAGGATGGAAGCAATGATCTCTGGTGGCTAACCAGACCAGGTTGGATCTTGTAATTTTGACCGCTTGGTGCCGCAGACGAGGATCGAGGATCATACGGTCTGGTAACAGGTGTTGAAGGAGTTCTGGAGATTCTCCATAGAACATCCTAAATAGAGTGATGGCTCCCATCGGTTAACGTTTCACGGACGTCTGGTTTAAAAGACCAGACGTCCGTTATACATATAGAACGTTCAGTCTACTTTCAAAAGGATTCGAAGAGAAGAAGGTCGATTCTCGTGTCCTTCCCCATGGCTCCTTCCCCTTTCATTTCGTTATCACCCCAtgtttgttttatcatgtttattgaaatATCAGAATATGACAAGACATACTTCAAATTATTTGTCCTTGTAATAATAAATTGTTTCTTTTGATAACATTGATTGTAATGGCAGAAAATCGTTTTTCTAGGCGTAAAAGTGTTTGTCTAACACTGTCTAATGTCTATAGATAATTTAATTTTCAACAAGTGATGAGACCCAAAGTTGCTACTGCAAAGCTCAACCAGAGACGATGAGAAAGATGTTCTCCGGCTCTGGCTGAACATACTGAAGGTATTATATTATAACTTAGCTTTTATGACTTCTAAACGAAATCTTTACTTTCAACTTACAAATGTTGAGACACCTTTGCCCAAAGATGTAACAAAGCATTATTTTATTACGTTCCGCAATATTGATTGTAAAGTGCCAATCGCTAGATATCAATAAAACACCTTTTGTACGATGCCCCCTCCTCCATTTTGCTAAAGTGCATCTTGCGTGTATGTCAAGATGAGGGGAAATGACAATCATTGGCATGTATACAACTTCAAAGAATTAAAAAAGAATGCTATCAAGCAGAACCACAGATATTGAAACGATTATAATATAAAGAGACATTGACGTTAGAAACTTATTGGATATGCCAAGGTCCATAAGTTATGGATATTACGAAAGACTTCGGCTTAGTTTCATAAGGTAGGTCATCATGTGTTTGGTACGGATTACTGAATGAACGAGAAATATTAAAGATTTCAGTACAATGTTTCCGGGGACAAGTTTGTGTCTGGTTTTGGTTTTGTGGCATTTTGTTTCAACAATTGAAAAGGGAAATGTGCAAAATCGGCATAAATGCTATCAACGGCTATGAATCACTTGCATGATCTTAGTAACACAACCCCTGTTAAGTACTTACATTGGCGTCGATCCGGGGAGGGCAGGGGTTCATGTGCCCTCTCCctccacctttcggcaaaatgacccatgaTTATGTAACTTACCATATTCCTAACTTTAAATTATTGTAGTGAGGCCTGCACATCGACAGGTTGCTCTATTTGAAATGCAATTGATATAAATAGCCCAAATAAGCCTAATGATGAATAGAGCAATGACCCGGAAAAATGTAACCATCTACAAGTAAGGAGCACATTTCATCATGCATCACTTATTGTCTTCACTGTCTGTCCCCATAGCAATAACATATACATAAACTAAATTGTATATCCACCGTCTCAATGTCGACTGAAAGAAGATTCCTTCTCTTGTTTAGAAGTTGTTAATTATACATGCAAAGAATTAGCACGAACAATGACTCCGATTACAACTTAACTTTTGAATGATGCACCCCGGGGATGCACCGCTGATGGTAATATTTCAACACGTTTTAGTTACTGCATTTTGACCTGGATGTGATGTTATATACCAAATTTTCATGCAAGACAAATCTACACAAGAAACCACCTGGGAAACCACTTGTTGAAGTATCTCTCTTCATTTTTGCACTTCCAACAATCATTTTCAACGTGTTCAGAGCCACAGCCCGGAGCCACCACGACTATCGCAAAAGTTCTTACATGGCAAAGTTGAGATATCAAGTGAGAGATGTTTTAATCATAAATGGAAGTATGTAGGGTACATTACTTTTTCTATTTCGAATtcttaattctcttcacgcgggtgtcgactgcagacgacatgtttcaaatatttttaaaaaattcaaaaatttcagaaatgtaaattgtcatgaccatatttggaatcagcatgaaagatACATTAAAatcagtacaaacaagcctagtattggttcagtagttcttaagatagcttttgatattttgagaaaatatttcaaaacttggaactttttccgttgaagcgcatggctagcatgcagagcattaaagatcTTCAATAACGTCCAATGTTGGCTACCCTCGCCCTCGTCacactttatttgtttgtttgagcaGCTTTGCATTGCCAATTTTATGCATTAAGTATTTGCTTGTCAAATATTTGCGAGATTGTAGCTTTTACTTAGCAACATTGAGGTGGTGGTGAGTGTGTCGATATGTCAATAGTTTAAGTGGTCATCGATGACCAGTTAGGATTGTAACGGTGTATGAATGTAACCGTAGACCGTTACATTTGTTGTCAGTGTTAAGCAAACATACGTCAAAACATTGCAACTTTGGCACTGGTCTGATAGCTAATGATCAAGGTTTATCAGTCATTTTCAAATGCTTACGGAATACACCACTTTTGTTCTATCATCAGACTTTGGATACATATGTAAGTATAGCTAGCTAACGGTTTTTCAGGATCATCTTTGCTTGCTAGCATTTTGGGAATATGTTGGAcgtaaaagttaaaaaaattaatttgcctCTGTCAACCCCATCTGTTAACTCTACGTATTTCGTAGCTCATTCGTCTCGGACAAAGCTGTTCTTTATAATACAGCATGAAGGCAGCAACGTGACCAGTTTTTTAGTATGGACATGATGGGTGGGCAAAGCCAAATTGTGTTgtccccatttgtccaatttgtagtcattttaatgacactttgctCTTTGCCGTTGCCATTTTCATCCCTGaaaatttcgggggggggggcaacttccCGCTCCTCCCTGGCCATGCCACTGCATGGTGGACTTTACTCAAAGGCTGGAAGTCTATCGTGTTCAGTAATTGAACCTGCAACCTCCGACATGTCTGCAGCCTTCTATAATCGAACCTGTCATCAGAAGCGGAAGAATAGAAGATTTGATATTTGTCGTCCATTTAATCCTTCCCCTGATGTGCGAGAAGTTTATCCACAGTTAGGCCtaaatttcatcattttgaatGCATCATACATTATTATAGCAATATCTCTTCTTTTTAAACATGCAGATGTCCCACAAAATGTGCACAATATCTAGAACAGTTGGCATGGATCATACAAGAAGCCGGACAAGAAGTTGGTCATCACCGTTGGCCATGATGTCAAGATGATGACGGCACCGTTAAACTTGACAGAAATCCGGCGTGATCAGCGAAGGGTTGCTGCCTTACTCAATGCATCAAGACAACTCGACATCGTTGTACCAGTAAGTTTGTTGCTTGGTTTAAGTGTGTGTTTGTTTGCTATGAGCTAACAACCCTATTTTATTCGCATGATTGCAGAACAATTAATGAACAGGAGTGTCTTTTGATTGTCTTATTTACAAAAGCGTTTGCATTAGGAGGCGAACCCATCCCGGCCCCTCCCTGAAACGCAAGTTTCACAAATTCCAATCCGATAGATCAAATCGACATTTAAGAATTGTTCACAAAATTAAACGTATTTGGTCTTTTTGACCCTTCCTCCTTGATAACGAAAATACATTCGTTTTGTTTATAGGCCGTCGTCGAACTTTTGGGGTTCCTAAACATTTCTGGTAATAGATTAATGTTTCATACATCAAATTTGGGTTCGCTGGAGACATTTCGCAACTGTCGGCAACATATGTAGGCTTTTACATCATCTTGATGTATAAAGACGAAAGCTAACGATTAGTGGTGATTTTGAAGTGTCTTCGGGGCGGGGTGAAACTGCATCATTAGAATCTACAGGCTATCATACTTCAGAAGTAGAATTTCTTGCGAAAATAATTCCAACAGTTATGATCTTTGGGTGACTAATATGGGCTTTTTGGTAATCTTTGCCATTTTAAACACATATGGGATACCACAAATACCGCGTTGGAATACTTTCCCACGAATGAAGTGCACAGAATTATCCAGTTGAAGATTTGAAGTAacatcttttcttttctattttcataGCCTTACCGTGGAATACCGTACGAAAATCTGTACAGAAGCAACTACCACACGCAACTCCAACATGGCAGATCAAGCCAGGCATCGCATACGGCTTCAGCCCCGACCAGACTCTCGGAACCACAACTCTATAACAGGAGGGATAGGCACAGAAAACATGACGAAGAATGGGAAAGTCGCCCGCTCAGATTCTCAGCTCCCACCGTTCCATTCTTGTCCGGTGGTTATCCAAGTTTTAACCAAGTTCATGCAAGACATTCTGAACAGGGTGTTGGTAATTTGAATTTCTCATACCCTATCGCTCGTGATAGCGATGTTTTTATAGGAAGTTGGCAAAATAAAGACCCCGTTGAGAAAAAGATTTACTCGAAGAGACAACAACGACCGGATAATTCATTCAAAGGGTGGCCACAACTTGACAATCCAAGACCGAAACGAAAGAAACCAACTTCTGACGAACCAAAACCTCGTCGTCAACGCAAACGTTCAACTCATCAGATTGCTGATTTCCGATTGCCTAAGCCAAAGAAATCTGAAACAGTACCAATCCGATCTCATGTTAATCGTAAACCTCCACAACCATCTGATTATGGTGGATCTTCGACCCGTCGAAGACCTTGCGGGAATCCAACTGTCCCTCCTGTTGTAAAGTACCACCATGATGTGGTGGATTTGTCTCTTCAGACCGGTGCTAAGACTCTTGATGAATGTATCACCGAACCGGAAAGCAAAATAGTTCCCTCTAAAGCTACCTCAACTCATGTtgaagaaaaagttgaaaagcgaAATCCGAACACAGATTCATTTAAAAGAAGTTATAGTGTTTTAAGCCAATTTCACAGACAATCAGTTTCCAAACCAGCTGGTGTGGTGTCTGATTCATCTGAAGATGAACCATCTAGGCCTTCTTCTGAACATGTTTCGAATCATTCGAAGGATGAAAGCGATCATGATATGGAAGAAAGCGAATCCTTGAAAAAatctgatgaagatgaagataatgaTAGCGATGAAGATATGTATGATTTTGATTTAGACTCCTCATCCCTATATCGTAATTTCTCTGAGCGGACTCTTCCAAGCGGCACCACTGGTGATCCATGGGGCCAAGCATATGTTCAAGCTCTTGCTAAAGCACGTGAAAGGAACATGCCATTTGATTTAGAGGAATTCAATCACCGCATGACAAGACCTTATACGTTTTCCTATTTCACAAATCATCGTCCAAGTTGCAAGTGCGTGCAATGTTTACGAAGCGCATTTACGAAGAATATTAAAAAGAGGAAAGGGAAGAAAAAGTCAAAAGCGCCAAGTGGTATGAAAACTATTTTAGGCAAAGTGAAGATACACGATTATTTTCACTTTAAACCACACGTCCCGAATAGCTGAATTTCATCTTAACAGTCCTCCGGGTACAGTCCGCTGACAAGATGCTGAACAACTTGACATGCTTGAAGATCGAAGCTAGTATCTGAACTAGTCTCTGATTCACAcgacttttaccatgtttaccataaTTTCAATCGGACAATGAAGACGTGTCGAGTGCTAAGTATAAATGAGAGAATGTTTTTTGGTGGGTTGGGATACAAGCCTGGGCCACAGAGGGCAAGGTGATTTTATGGGAAGGGGGCAACATTTGACGAAAGTTGTCAAATACCGGTATTGTCAAAAATGGTCTAAAAAtacagcatcccacaggggaaaAGATGTTCCACAtgggggaagctgccccccccCCGCTACGTCACTGTGGCATTCTAATTCAATTGTATGATGgttgtatataattattatgtcaaccatactgcagttactgtccgttttcctatacacaatacactgtgctcttaccattgacgcttAACCTCTACAAATAGGCCTAGTGTATGATAGAAGTACGGGTAATTGcatagttaacgtcgctgtgtgaaaaataaccggccaatattaaaagtactcttctgaaattctagaaaatatagttttgtaacatgttctaaattttagctaatttaggtgtttggaaatattcgcactttggtgttttaggaaggatatgtaaacgacagataacaccaaaaatatgaagaaattatttccaaaccgtgttacggcccacagccattatgtttctcattttcaagaatgtgccTAACAATATGCAcaatattgtctcatttcgtgaacaaaggccacacagtaactgttaccttgcgtttgctttataatcgttcacccaactgaaactataataccagctcattgctcatcacacaggtaaaacagacacatgtgtgtgtgaattgaaccagagaagatctgatgtaacatagttgagctgttttcaatgagtgttatcttggtttaatagctttaatggggtttaagtcctgcaaaggtcgtggtgaattctactgtagacatgactgcatcatgcgtcGAATACATTGCGAGTAATATGCTGAAATAATTTGGAATGATAGGCAACTCAACAAAGTACTGCAGATTAATAAATTTCGGGACCACAAACAAAGTTTGCACTATCTGGGACATTTTATTTCCTTGGAAACAGAGCAAATAGGTCACAACCAATAGGACTCAATGGGTTTTTACTCGTTTCGCTGTGTTTAACATATTCCttatttaaattgttataacaaatCGAACATTTTGGGACCATTTTTATGTCAATTCTATTGCTTGTGTGAAGTTGTGTCACCTTCGGATCGATTGATTCACCAGTCTGCAGTACATGTAATACATTATGATGTGTCACAATTATTATGGATAttccaggatatggtaaaactacattggtTCCGTGCTTGTTAATGAAGGAGTCAAAGAGAATCTTGACCCTACCCTCCTCAAGACTGTTTGTGTGTGCATATATTCTAGTTTGAGTCTTGTTATCTCTGAATCGATTATATATAGAATTTATAACAACATATTCTATATAAATATACCATGAAGTGGCAATCCATAGAGAAAATTGATGAGatatttttttgaagaaaataaatacaACTAATGAGAAACTTACCCGTGTTTTTAGAGTTGGTTTAGTTTTGTATCTCATATTTAAGGGCTCGGACAGCaacgtttgcgcagtatttttgtgggaccctgagagcacaccagacacgccaaaatgcattctgaatacgatgaatgttcgcgatacaatacaaattttatggcaaattgttaaaaatttatattgaaatttgaaaagccgtccatcatttgaaaattttgacaattcgtattgaagatatgtacattttccccaaacatgccaaaataccaaaaaaggTATAGCCTATCTTCAATACAAgatcaaatttgtaaaatgatgggcggcttttcctcccagctacatacacaactgttaaatatcaaaaatattgattttaataatttgccataaaatttgtattatatatcgtgaattaaaaaaaaaaatcaaaactatttgatatcagaaacagaaggacattcctcttatCATGATCAGcttgttcagaatgcaatttgatgtgtctgttgtgttctcatgtcccacaaaaatactatgtaAACGTTGCTATCCCATCCAATTCAATTTACAGGTTGCCCTGATATTTTTTTCTGTCAGCGAAATATTTTAGTATTAAATGAATATATTTTGACTATTTAAGAAACATCTCAGACCTAGACATTTACGAGACACTATCACCAAGTGGACAAATGTTCTCAGTGCTGAAATGCAGAAGATGCTTAGGTCTATATCCTATATGTTGAATGATCGACTGTACGTTACTGGGCGTAAACTTTCCACTTCCAGGTTCTCGTCTGAAAGAACGTTAGGATATCGtgatatgatataggcctatagacgtTCCAGTGGCGTATCAGGTGAATTATCGCGTGGGGTGGCAATGATGAAAATATATaagttatctgcagtagatagcaaagtgcct
Above is a window of Amphiura filiformis chromosome 20, Afil_fr2py, whole genome shotgun sequence DNA encoding:
- the LOC140142967 gene encoding uncharacterized protein; translation: MMTAPLNLTEIRRDQRRVAALLNASRQLDIVVPPYRGIPYENLYRSNYHTQLQHGRSSQASHTASAPTRLSEPQLYNRRDRHRKHDEEWESRPLRFSAPTVPFLSGGYPSFNQVHARHSEQGVGNLNFSYPIARDSDVFIGSWQNKDPVEKKIYSKRQQRPDNSFKGWPQLDNPRPKRKKPTSDEPKPRRQRKRSTHQIADFRLPKPKKSETVPIRSHVNRKPPQPSDYGGSSTRRRPCGNPTVPPVVKYHHDVVDLSLQTGAKTLDECITEPESKIVPSKATSTHVEEKVEKRNPNTDSFKRSYSVLSQFHRQSVSKPAGVVSDSSEDEPSRPSSEHVSNHSKDESDHDMEESESLKKSDEDEDNDSDEDMYDFDLDSSSLYRNFSERTLPSGTTGDPWGQAYVQALAKARERNMPFDLEEFNHRMTRPYTFSYFTNHRPSCKCVQCLRSAFTKNIKKRKGKKKSKAPSGMKTILGKVKIHDYFHFKPHVPNS